The following are from one region of the Lineus longissimus chromosome 19, tnLinLong1.2, whole genome shotgun sequence genome:
- the LOC135502768 gene encoding protein eyes shut homolog codes for MNPFKKLPIALSSVLLQCLQLVLGAIQCKQPVIGEPLLWRTTPKNFTIAWMVDQVCESSLQCLGAQVDETVHSWVNVIQLCPIFMQTGDNLYIAPPIINTFGFNPVSLSTLDDWENCRTNISSGLALMNFGGDSRELLVDSNFITNRFNYFAQNDSLKTCRFGLRVRVTVKPKNCGSDSNFCSGHGKCITTLLKDSYTCHCDRGYTGVLCDEIDACVSDPCYNNGTCTDAIQGLAGSNYTCSCPDPYTGFNCTEVKGVCTEGLCHNGTCVEYGPQAFRCNCFGGYTGTYCTEWVKFCHLGFCQNGATCVNVFQNYTCSCPDGFTGRHCSEDVNECQSSPCQNNGVCLNQVNQFVCQCGLGFSGTLCENDLDLCAADLCKSNSTASCVETTDGNNVTCSCIAGFNGWDCGENIDDCHPNPCQNAAVCEDKVNGYQCYCANGFTGTNCSINHDDCSPNPCQNAATCIDGIADFSCECLQGFDGKNCSNDIDDCASKPCLNGATCRDAVHDYICDCVPGFADKNCSNDINECSSSPCDVTGTLECLDEVNKFTCRCKPGYSGVRCEAQFIFCSRRS; via the exons ATGAATCCGTTTAAGAAATTACCCATCGCTTTATCAAGTGTGCTATTGCAATGTTTACAACTAGTGCTTGGGGCCATCCAGTGCAAACAACCTGTGATAGGTGAACCACTGCTGTGGCGGACTACGCCGAAAAATTTCACAATCGCATGGATGGTGGATCAAGTTTGTGAGTCGTCTTTACAATGTCTTGGTGCTCAGGTAGACGAAACTGTCCATTCTTGGGTCAACGTCATTCAGTTGTGTCCGATATTTATGCAAACGGGTGATAATTTGTATATAGCGCCACCTATTATAAACACATTTGGTTTCAATCCGGTTTCGTTGTCGACTTTAGATGACTGGGAGAATTGTCGGACGAATATAAGTTCTGGTTTAGCGTTGATGAATTTTGGTGGAGATAGTAGAGAGTTATTGGTGGATTCGAATTTTATAACAAATCGGTTTAACTATTTTGCGCAGAATGATAGTTTGAAGACGTGTAGGTTTGGCTTGCGTGTGCGTGTGACAGTGAAGCCTAAAAACTGCGGCAGCGATTCAAATTTTTGTTCCGGCCATGGAAAGTGTATCACAACGTTGTTAAAAGATTCGTACACATGTCATTGTGATCGCGGTTATACTGGAGTTTTATGTGACGAAATTGACGCTTGTGTTTCTGACCCGTGTTATAATAATGGCACTTGTACGGATGCGATTCAAGGTCTGGCCGGTTCGAATTACACCTGTAGCTGTCCGGACCCGTACACTGGCTTCAACTGTACAGAAGTTAAAGGAGTGTGTACGGAAGGTTTATGTCATAATGGGACATGCGTGGAGTATGGACCACAGGCATTTAGATGCAATTGTTTTGGAGGGTACACAG GAACTTACTGCACTGAATGGGTAAAATTCTGCCACCTTGGATTTTGTCAAAATGGTGCAACTTGCGTTAACGTATTCCAGAATTATACATGCTCTTGTCCTGACGGTTTCACAG GTCGTCATTGCTCAGAAGACGTCAACGAATGCCAATCATCTCCTTGTCAGAATAACGGGGTCTGTCTCAATCAAGTCAATCAGTTTGTCTGCCAATGTGGATTAG gtttcAGTGGAACGCTCTGtgagaatgaccttgacctctgtgcGGCTGACCTCTGCAAGAGTAATAGCACGGCGTCTTGTGTGGAGACGACCGACGGTAACAACGTTACATGCAGCTGCATCGCAG GTTTTAATGGCTGGGACTGTGGAGAAAACATCGACGACTGCCACCCGAACCCATGTCAGAATGCCGCTGTCTGCGAGGACAAGGTCAATGGCTACCAGTGCTACTGTGCAAATG GCTTCACTGGAACCAACTGCAGCATCAACCACGACGACTGCTCGCCGAATCCTTGCCAGAACGCCGCTACCTGTATTGATGGCATCGCAGACTTCTCATGCGAATGTTTACAAGGATTTGATGGGAAGAATTGTTCCAATGATATCGATGATTGCGCCTCTAAACCTTGCCTCAACGGAGCAACATGCCGAGATGCTGTTCACGACTATATTTGTGATTGTGTCCCAG GTTTTGCTGACAAAAACTGTTCGAACGACATCAACGAATGTTCTTCAAGTCCATGTGATGTGACAGGAACGTTGGAATGTCTTGACGAGGTCAACAAGTTTACGTGTCGATGTAAACCGGGATATTCTGGAGTCAGGTGTGAG GCACAATTTATTTTCTGTTCAAGAAGATCATGA
- the LOC135502890 gene encoding stromal cell-derived factor 2-like isoform X2 encodes MAVGGMSLGNFGVLICFFVVFCDYLVSADFQYEFVTCGSVLKLLNTRSAVRLHSHDVKYGSGSGQQSVTGVDETDDHNSYWQVKGKMGKDCVRGTPIKCGETIRLMHIQTKRNLHSHHFSSPLSHNQEVSAFGEGGNGDEGDHWMIQCSGSYWSREDRVRLKHAVTAKYLHVTGDSYGRPIYGQREISAYQSATESNYWQAMEGIFVKPTENNAWAGTGGPSSSYVHDEF; translated from the exons ATGGCGGTCGGTGGAATGAGTTTGGGGAATTTTGGtgttttaatttgttttttcgTTGTCTTCTGTGACTATTTAGTGTCAGCAG ACTTTCAGTATGAGTTCGTGACATGTGGCTCAGTCCTCAAGCTCCTCAACACACGATCGGCCGTTCGACTCCATTCCCACGATGTGAAATATGGGTCGGGCAGCGGGCAACAGTCGGTGACGGGCGTCGATGAAACGGATGACCATAATAGCTATTGGCAAGtcaaaggcaaaatgggaaaggATTGTGTTAGAGG AACTCCTATAAAATGCGGCGAGACCATCCGGCTGATGCACATTCAAACAAAACGCAACCTACACAGTCATCATTTTAGCTCGCCGCTGTCACATAATCAAGAAGTCAGCGCCTTTGGCGAAGGGGGAAATGGCGATGAAG GTGACCATTGGATGATCCAGTGTTCAGGGAGTTACTGGAGCCGAGAGGACAGAGTGAGATTAAAACATGCTGTGACAGCAAA ATACCTACACGTCACTGGCGACAGTTACGGACGTCCAATTTACGGTCAGCGCGAGATCAGCGCATACCAGTCAGCAACAGAGAGTAACTATTGGCAAGCAATGGAGGGAATTTTCGTGAAACCGACTGAGAATAATGCATGGGCTGGTACCGGTGGTCCATCCAGTTCATACGTCCATGATGAATTCTAG
- the LOC135502890 gene encoding stromal cell-derived factor 2-like isoform X1 — protein MAVGGMSLGNFGVLICFFVVFCDYLVSAGIWSWFSSTSTTKKITDFQYEFVTCGSVLKLLNTRSAVRLHSHDVKYGSGSGQQSVTGVDETDDHNSYWQVKGKMGKDCVRGTPIKCGETIRLMHIQTKRNLHSHHFSSPLSHNQEVSAFGEGGNGDEGDHWMIQCSGSYWSREDRVRLKHAVTAKYLHVTGDSYGRPIYGQREISAYQSATESNYWQAMEGIFVKPTENNAWAGTGGPSSSYVHDEF, from the exons ATGGCGGTCGGTGGAATGAGTTTGGGGAATTTTGGtgttttaatttgttttttcgTTGTCTTCTGTGACTATTTAGTGTCAGCAG GGATTTGGTCTTGGTTTTCATCGACAAGTACAACCAAAAAAATCACGG ACTTTCAGTATGAGTTCGTGACATGTGGCTCAGTCCTCAAGCTCCTCAACACACGATCGGCCGTTCGACTCCATTCCCACGATGTGAAATATGGGTCGGGCAGCGGGCAACAGTCGGTGACGGGCGTCGATGAAACGGATGACCATAATAGCTATTGGCAAGtcaaaggcaaaatgggaaaggATTGTGTTAGAGG AACTCCTATAAAATGCGGCGAGACCATCCGGCTGATGCACATTCAAACAAAACGCAACCTACACAGTCATCATTTTAGCTCGCCGCTGTCACATAATCAAGAAGTCAGCGCCTTTGGCGAAGGGGGAAATGGCGATGAAG GTGACCATTGGATGATCCAGTGTTCAGGGAGTTACTGGAGCCGAGAGGACAGAGTGAGATTAAAACATGCTGTGACAGCAAA ATACCTACACGTCACTGGCGACAGTTACGGACGTCCAATTTACGGTCAGCGCGAGATCAGCGCATACCAGTCAGCAACAGAGAGTAACTATTGGCAAGCAATGGAGGGAATTTTCGTGAAACCGACTGAGAATAATGCATGGGCTGGTACCGGTGGTCCATCCAGTTCATACGTCCATGATGAATTCTAG